The following is a genomic window from Nitrosomonas communis.
AGATTATAAGCGTTAATGTGGGGCGCAATCAGTGCTCTGTAGGACCTAACATCCTCATCTGTCAGAGAAACACCTACTTCTTTTGCAGCCTCACGAATCTGATCTGTAGTGGGTAAGGGAACAGCCATGATTATCTCCTCATTCGCTTTGATGAAGTGACGAGTTCAGTAAACGTTACCGATTGATCAAGAAGCAAAATTGATGGCTCCTCTCTTCTGAGGTAGCCAAATGCCAGAAATTCATTTTTCTGCTCTCCTACTCGATCTATATTAACGTGAGTTCGACATAAGAATCATCAAATCACGACTGGAAGAGCTTGAGGGAGCCTGATATTAAGTGAGGGTTTCTTCTCGCGAAAGGTGTAAGCCACCAATCCGGCTATCAGATTAACAAAAAAGTTAACTGGGCTGCGATGGCGGGAGTGCTCGATTTGCGAGATATTCTTCAATGGGTCATTGACGCTCTCAATGATCGAACGTTTACGTAGCAGCAGCTTGTCAAACAACGGCAACAGCTTGTTTTTCATGTTCTTGCGTACTTTGGTGATGAGCTGCACGCCTTGCTCGCGGAGTTGCTCAAAGAGTGATTGCGAAATGTAGCCCCGGTCACCGAAGAGTTTGCCAAACAAGGAGCGCGTCACCTCTGGTACCGGGTCACGGTCATCCACATTGCCCGCCGTTATTTTTACCCCTGGCAATTCTCCCTGGTCATTAATGACCAGGTGCAGCTTGAATCCATAAAACCAACCCATGCTGGCCTTTCCCCGGGCAGCAAACCCTGCCATTACTTGATGAGACCCAATACGGCGATTATGGCACACACTAATCTTAGTCGAATCAATGAAACTGATCCCACTACATTGCCCAAAGCGACTGGTCAGAAAACAGCACAAAGGCACCAGGCTACCTTGCAACAGCTCCACAAAGCGGTGGTAACTCACCAACCCTGGAAAATAATCGCGCTGATACCTCAACACGTAATTCAGGTAATAGTGTTTAAACGTCCGGTACCCGGATAGATGAAACCCGACCATGATGGTCATGATTTCGCTTAGACACAGCGCTCCTTGCCGCCGACGCTGTTTCAGCGATGACTCTAATAAGTGCTGCTCCCATTGCGGCTCAAACTCTTTACAAAATTCGTCACTCTCACAAAAAATCGTTGTAGTATCCATGGAAATCTGACTCCTCTCATGATGAAATTCTTTTGCAAAACCATTTCATCATAAGGAATTCAGGTTTCTTTTACAGCTTTTCTTATGTCGAACTCACGTTAACATAATGGCTGTCCTGCGATAACATGAATCCAGAAGATGCCGCCTTTCGACAGCAAGACTATTGCTTCAGTTCCTTTTCTAGCTTTTCATCCCAAGCCCATGGTGCAGGGAGAAGCGGTAGGCACTGAGTGCGGGAATGAGTCCCAGCAGCAAGGTGCCCATAACGATGACTCCCAACATACCGAGCATCTGACTATTGATAGCAAAGTGATTGATGAAAATGCCATAATTATCTGCGAGAAACGGCTGAGCAAAGAATATCCCTATCACTAGCGCAAAAATCGCAGCCATTATTCCGGTTAAGGAAATCAGTAGGGCTTCGGTTTGAATGGTTAGAAACACGAAAAAAGGGCTGGCGCCGATAGCGCGCATGATCGCAATCTC
Proteins encoded in this region:
- a CDS encoding IS982 family transposase; this encodes MDTTTIFCESDEFCKEFEPQWEQHLLESSLKQRRRQGALCLSEIMTIMVGFHLSGYRTFKHYYLNYVLRYQRDYFPGLVSYHRFVELLQGSLVPLCCFLTSRFGQCSGISFIDSTKISVCHNRRIGSHQVMAGFAARGKASMGWFYGFKLHLVINDQGELPGVKITAGNVDDRDPVPEVTRSLFGKLFGDRGYISQSLFEQLREQGVQLITKVRKNMKNKLLPLFDKLLLRKRSIIESVNDPLKNISQIEHSRHRSPVNFFVNLIAGLVAYTFREKKPSLNIRLPQALPVVI